ATAATgtaccaaaataaattaaatagttcaGTATAAGCTTCGAAAATAGAGGAGAGCAACTGGGATGATTTGTTGAAGGAACAGATCAATGGATTCCGGAAATTGTGGTGCTACTTTAGTCAATACAAAGAAATGAGCTAATTTTGCACATAAGAAATTGCATCAAATAGTGGAAATCAATGAACTTGTTTTATCGTTTCCTTGTTGATCTAAAACTGTGTTCTTGTCAAGCTATAAGCTGTTTCTCCTATGTATCAGAATTACAATGGATTATGTCATGTTCCATTCAAAATGACACTATTCCTGTACTTACACCAAGGCTTTTTTTTGCAGACAGATGCGTTCTTCAAAACAAGTGTACCTGATGTATATGCTGTGGGTGATGTTGCCACTTTTCCTTTGAAAATGTACAATGAGATTAGAAGAGTTGAACATGTTGATCATTCTCGCAAATCTGCTGAGCAGGCTGTCAAGGTATGTGACAGCTCCCTGACGCTATCCAGAGTTGATATGgaagttttatatgaaagtttATATCATCATCCTGCTTATAATATGTTGATTCTTTACTTGGTCAACCGTGATTGCTCTCATGAGTCATGATATAAACTGGATCTTTGAACCACACATGCAGATTAGGGTGTTCAAATACTGAAAACTATCTTCACTCTACATGCCTACTGATTGTTTATTGTCCTGGCATGAGTACAAATTTGTAACAATACAACGTTAAATTACACTCACATAGCACACAGGTTATCTTTTGCTTTCACTGTGACTTCTTAGAACAGCTTTCTGCAGTTTGTTAGTGTCTTTCTACTCTGTCAATCAACTCGGTCAAATGTAGTTACAAATTCTCATACTCCACATCTTCTTATAAGTAAAAATGTTAATGTTACATTGTTGCTGGTGCAGGCAATATTTGCCAGTGAGCAAGGGAAGTCTGTCGATGAATATGACTACCTTCCATACTTCTATTCCCGTGCCTTCGATTTGTCTTGGCAATTCTACGGTGATAATGTGGGTGAAACAGTGCTCTTTGGGGACGCTGATCCCAACTCTGCAACTCACAAGTTTGGACAATACTGGATCAAAGATGGAAAGATCGTTGGTGCATTCCTCGAGAGTGGGTCACCTGAAGAGAACAAGGCAATTGCTAAGGTTGCAAAGGTTCAACCCGCTGCTACCTTGGATCAATTGGCACAGGAGGGCATCAGTTTTGCCTCAAAGATCTAATTTTTAtacctattttttattttaaaacagcTCTTTGAAGTTTCTGCCTTATTTACAATGTTGTAATTGTTTGACATTTTTCATGGCTGTTTGATTGGTTTAAATATGATGTTTCTTTATCTGAGTTTAGTTGCAGAAGATCACCCTGTAAGGCATATATATTCATACCTTAAAGTGTGACATCTCTGTAAATAATGAATGTTAGAAACAATGGTTTGTGAAAATATGAGCATCTATTTACTTGGATTTTGTTGTGCTTATAGAATAAAAGCGCACACTTTGGTTATGCacattttatctttaatgaCATGCTTTTATAGACGCAAAATGACATGCATTTAAAACATCTTAAAGGTCGATgtgaaactatattacttttcCTAATAATAGTACCTTCTATACATAGTCCTAATTTTAAAGGCAAGAAAAGTTGGTTGTATCTCAACATGAAGTTGAAGTTTTAATTGCCAGAATCTGCATAGATTACCCTAACAACAAACGAGCTCTGGCAACGATATAGTCTTGGGTTTATCCTCACTAGCAGAAATCAAACCAAGGAAACAATGTCTTCGGTCTAATGTTGATTCTACTCTGCCAATATGTTGGCAGCATTTCAGAGCTTTATACAACTAACTTTTCTTCATCTCGTCCAGGAACTACAACATCATCTCTCATCATGTGATAGTAATCATCTCCGACTTGTGCTCCAACTTGACTAAACAGTTCAACGACTGCAGGTAACTTTCCGTAATACCTCTTCATAGAATCTACCAAAATGTCACCAGCATGCGGGTTTTGGACATGCCAAACATATACAGTGGAGAGAAGATCATCTATTGTTGCCTCTTGCCAAGCATGTTGTCCATCCCTCATCTGGTGCTTGAAGGCTTGACATTGCCTAACCCTATGCCCCTTTGGCCCGACTTGCAACtcaggacaatatccacatgtttgAACGCCATAAGTTTTCATGAGCTGTATGGTTCCAGTACGCATAGTCTCCCAAGCTTCCATTCCTCGCATAGCGAATCCTGGAGAAGTGATAAGTAGTAGAGAATCAAACCAGAAATTTCGTCATACcataagtaataatttttttacatactTTTAAGTCTATGATGCttagactcttcaaaaatgtcgacGGGTCTGTATCGGATACTCTAAAAGTAGTGCATTTTGGAGAGGCCGACACAGGTGCGGCAACAATTTTGGAAACTCTGAGCAACATAACTTGAAGCTCTAGAGAGGAAATTGATGTATTTTAATAGGAAAATGCACATTGAAAAATGACTAATAATTATAAGTGAAAACATTGTAGTAACATAAAGACAAACCTTTTATGTCATCATAGggtaaattcaaataatttccATCTCCGATGTGCTTCTTAATAGTTTCCCTAGACCTAAAAGTTTCTACGTCCTTCCCGAACAAATCATCCTTGGTAAACCTCTTCTCAAAATCTATGAGTTTTCCAGCAACCCGGTAAATGGGGAACTTCCTTCTTCGGGTTGGGTACTCAGGTAAGTCCACACCAGCCTGAATGCACAATTCTACAAGGGCTGGGATGCGATCAACTTCAAGTCGCTCGTTATGTGAAACAGCTCTTCCTAACCTGTCATAGAGATGAAAAGATTGTACAACAGGTAATACATGATCTACGCCCCCTCTTTGCCATGTATGCTCTTTGTTCTTCTGACTGCCGCTAACATCGCAAGTTCTGATCTTATGTGGTGGATGACCAACATGAACTTCGGTACATAAGCTgcacaaaagaacaaaaatcACAACACAGACCTGATTGCTCGACGatttaaaaagttgaatttCATAATGAGTTGCTAGATAGTCAATAACTTCCATCAATTAAAAAGACCTCGACTCTAAATCAGCAGGAGTTAGCCATATGAATCTTCGATATCTGTTGTTGTTCTAGTCAAGTCTAATTCATTCCAATACTTACATTTGTCCGCactaattatttcattattccAACTTAACTTGATCTATTATTTGCAAATCAATGTTTACttacaatttaattcattatttcaaaCTTCAACTTGAAATAAAGAATTTAAAGTTGAAAACTTGTTATAGAACTATAGAAGTATAAGTGTATAACATGGTAAGAATATTATAATTGGAGTGTGAAACTAGCAAAAAAATGATAGTTCAGGTGTGTTTTTgaccattttattctttcacATATGATTAATTGCAACAACGTTTGCTTAGATGCAAGATTGCTATGTTGCTCAACTCGTCAAAATTGTCAACGGATGTATGTTGAATAAGTGTATCCAAAACCGATAATGAAAAcaattttgaagagtccgagcaacttttGGATGCAAAATAAATCTTACCTGCAGAAATAAATAGGAATTTCCTCCGATATCCTCGAAACACAAGCTAACAACTGAGCTCTTGAAGCTAACACACGATGAGCAACAGGGATTAACTTTTCAACTAATAGCCCATTTTCCGGTGGCCGCAGTGCAACTTCACGTACCACCCTTCTCTCTTGCTTTTCAAATCTTGCTCTCCGCTTAAGCTCGTTAACACTCGTCACCCATGGCTTTTTTTCAGCCTTTTTCAGCTTTCTTGGTAGAGTTTCCATGGCTGATACAGTTGAATAAAATGGAACAACACTGCCCAGCTCCTTCACAGTCGATAATATCGCATTCCCACGAAGATTTAAGACTGATGTAACTCGCCTATGAATCATTCTGAGAAGCTACAAATGTGAAATACTGAAAGTTCTCTCAaagttttattttgaaatttcaccAGCTAGGCATTATAACAAACAGTTGGTGTGCAGATGGTCTTTTTGAgcttaataaaaaattacatactGTACAAAATAAGAGGATAGCCCGGTTCACTAAGCTTCAGCCGTGAGTTTTGATCTCACGGGGATATTTTAAATTTACGATATCAACAACTTTACCAGTTACGTCAAATTCaccttcaaaaataaaacacaaataaaattgcACCAAAGAGTAGAAATTCTGAAGATGCAAAGAAGAGAGGAAGTGAAGAAATACAAGTTACAAAagtaccaaaaaagaaaaaaaaatcattttttagtaGCATCTATTTGCACCTTAATTAGaggtagaaaattaattttaaatcacTCGTATGACTATATGGAAGTTTGTTTTGACAATATTAAATAGGCATAATATAATCATAGATAAATGTATAGTTTAGCTTGACATTAACTAATATAtctgtttttaaattttaattatgcaTAAATAGACATATATGTTACATGTGACGTTCTAAGTGAATTTCACGTGAATTGTCACATAagaaattaatttgtttatgtCACGTAGATATGTGTTTATctacatatttaatttaatatgaatttaagttgaattATGTACAAAATAACTGAAGTTAAATGACACATTTATATACTATTATGCCTATTAaaataaggcataatacatatattggaccctaaacttggcttcaaattttaactttgacctccaactttcataatgcacaaacagacactttaactatccaacttttaaataactaaACAAATGAGTCGTAtatggcacaatacacgtaggacaccacgtaggacaaaaaatgacatgtaggatgacatgtaggacatgtgtgtctatttgttcaactttatataagtttaagtgtctacttgtgcacacccaaagttgaagggcgtaaatgtgattcgaagccaagttaaagggcacatttatgtattatgccttaaaataatgcatgcattacTTTATGCTAAATCtatgtcattattattatacGAGATATTAATGTGAAACTGATAAGAACAATTTAAAGTGTTGAATCTGATGTTATAAATAAACTAGGAAAGTTGTCCGTGCTTCGCATAGTGATACACTACATCAATTAGCCTACCTAGGATCATTAGTAATATTTGTGCTTTTAAGGGAGTACACTGAATTGTCAAGAATATTTGATTTCATTCcctatatttatcttttcacgAAGAGTTAATAACATTTGATTCATCAATTTGAGTATTGTTATCCTATGCAAGCAGTGGCGGATTCAAGATTTCCATTAAGGGggtttggaaaaaaaaaatagtgatttGAACCCCTAAATCACTAAGCCAACccctaattttatatttaggaggttcaaaatcaatatataaacataaaaattattaaaaacacCTTGAATATACAACGTAATTTTTTGCTGAGGGGTCCGCCCTTGTATGCAAGGTCTCTTTCATACCTAATCCAAAATCCAAGTGTTTGTGCATCTTATtgaatttgttgtgtagttGACAAATTTAATGAGCATAACAAATCAcatcttttttaatttgatcaACCAACATATACTCCTTTGGATGAAATAATGTCTCAgcaaatcattttatttatattcatcCATCATTGATTGCAATAATTTCCTAGGCAAAAGACATTGGAATTTGGCGAGGGTAGAGCAGAAACTTACCTTACCCCTGTCTGAAAAGATTGTTCGCAAAAGATCCCATGCTCAAGTAACACAAAACGAAGTAATAGATACAAATACAACAATAAATAGAACATAGAAAAAATTGCAATACGTAAGATGTAAGGCAAGATTATTGGGATCCTTGTAAAAGTTTGACAAATTATGAACACCTTCCCTAGAAGTACTCATTTAAGCAACTTAGGAATAGTATTACTATGTTCATAAATTTACGGTCCGGCAAAAAGCAAAGACCGAATATATACATTTGTCTATTTTAAGTAGACAAAAATTATATCTCTTTGAGTAATCATGAACTAAAAACATAGTGTTTTCTTAAAGggataatatataaatatgccctttaacttggctttgAATcatatttatgcccttcaatttTGGGAGTGCACAAGTAaatacttaaacttatataaagttgaacaaatagacacgcatgtcctacatgtcattttttgtcctacgtgtattgtgccatgtaggactcatgtgtttatttatttaaaagttggacaGTTAAAATGCTTGTTTGTGCATTAtaaaagttggaggtcaaaattaaaatttgaagtcaagtttaggatccaatatatgtattatgcctatctTAAAACACGAGTTAAGACAATGAGATTTAATATAGTAGGTGTCCGCCTGCATCAGTTAGAATAGGAAAACCACAGAGATTAAagtaaaatttcttttttttttgaaggcGAACccaataaaaaattttgattt
The nucleotide sequence above comes from Solanum pennellii chromosome 9, SPENNV200. Encoded proteins:
- the LOC107031234 gene encoding APO protein 3, mitochondrial-like — encoded protein: MIHRRVTSVLNLRGNAILSTVKELGSVVPFYSTVSAMETLPRKLKKAEKKPWVTSVNELKRRARFEKQERRVVREVALRPPENGLLVEKLIPVAHRVLASRAQLLACVSRISEEIPIYFCSLCTEVHVGHPPHKIRTCDVSGSQKNKEHTWQRGGVDHVLPVVQSFHLYDRLGRAVSHNERLEVDRIPALVELCIQAGVDLPEYPTRRRKFPIYRVAGKLIDFEKRFTKDDLFGKDVETFRSRETIKKHIGDGNYLNLPYDDIKGFAMRGMEAWETMRTGTIQLMKTYGVQTCGYCPELQVGPKGHRVRQCQAFKHQMRDGQHAWQEATIDDLLSTVYVWHVQNPHAGDILVDSMKRYYGKLPAVVELFSQVGAQVGDDYYHMMRDDVVVPGRDEEKLVV